A genomic segment from Klebsiella africana encodes:
- the dam gene encoding adenine-specific DNA-methyltransferase, translating into MKKNRAFLKWAGGKYPLLDDIKKHLPEGECLIEPFVGAGSVFLNTDFSRYILADINSDLIGLYNIVKLRTDEYVAAAREMFIPENNVAERYYQYRDEFNQSQDPLRRAVLFLYLNRHGYNGLCRYNLRGEFNVPFGRYKKPYFPEAELYHFAEKAQNAEFYCESYEQCMQRADSRTVVYCDPPYAPLTATANFTAYHTNSFNLEQQVLLAQKAESLMKKRIPVLISNHRTPLTQEWYKNAAETHIVKVRRSISSNGGTRKKVDELLALYRPPKTK; encoded by the coding sequence ATGAAAAAGAATCGCGCTTTTCTAAAGTGGGCAGGGGGGAAGTACCCCCTGCTTGACGATATTAAAAAGCATTTGCCGGAAGGCGAGTGTTTAATCGAGCCCTTTGTGGGCGCCGGGTCGGTATTTCTCAATACCGACTTTTCTCGTTATATCCTCGCGGATATCAACAGTGACTTGATCGGTCTGTACAACATCGTCAAATTGCGCACCGACGAATATGTCGCTGCCGCCCGCGAGATGTTTATCCCGGAAAATAACGTCGCTGAGCGCTACTACCAGTATCGTGATGAATTTAATCAAAGCCAGGATCCGCTGCGTCGTGCGGTGCTGTTCCTGTATTTGAACCGTCACGGCTACAACGGCCTGTGCCGCTACAATCTGCGCGGCGAGTTCAATGTGCCATTTGGCCGTTATAAAAAGCCCTATTTCCCCGAAGCTGAGCTCTATCATTTCGCCGAGAAGGCGCAAAACGCCGAGTTTTACTGCGAATCTTACGAACAGTGCATGCAACGTGCCGATAGCCGCACAGTGGTGTATTGCGATCCGCCCTATGCGCCGCTAACGGCGACGGCGAACTTTACCGCCTACCACACCAACAGCTTCAATCTGGAACAACAGGTACTGCTGGCGCAAAAGGCGGAATCGCTGATGAAAAAGCGGATCCCGGTGCTGATTTCCAACCACCGTACACCGTTGACGCAGGAATGGTATAAAAACGCGGCAGAAACGCATATTGTGAAAGTTCGGCGCAGCATCAGCAGCAACGGTGGTACGCGTAAAAAGGTGGATGAGCTCTTAGCGCTCTACCGTCCGCCTAAGACCAAATAA
- the rpe gene encoding ribulose-phosphate 3-epimerase, translated as MKQYLIAPSILSADFARLGEDTAKALAAGADVVHFDVMDNHYVPNLTIGPMVLKSLRNYGITAPIDVHLMVKPVDRIIPDFAEAGASIITFHPEASEHVDRSLQLIKEHGCKAGLVFNPATPLSYLDYVMDKLDVILLMSVNPGFGGQSFIPQTLDKLREVRQRIDASGYDIRLEVDGGVKASNIGEIAAAGADMFVAGSAIFGQPDYKKVIDQMRSELAKVSHG; from the coding sequence ATGAAGCAGTATTTGATTGCCCCTTCGATTCTGTCAGCTGATTTTGCCCGTCTGGGTGAGGATACCGCGAAGGCGCTGGCGGCGGGTGCGGATGTCGTGCACTTCGACGTCATGGACAACCACTACGTGCCGAATCTGACGATTGGCCCGATGGTGCTGAAGTCGCTGCGTAACTACGGTATTACCGCGCCAATCGACGTCCACCTGATGGTGAAGCCGGTCGACCGCATCATTCCTGATTTTGCCGAAGCCGGCGCCAGCATTATCACCTTCCATCCGGAAGCCTCCGAACACGTCGATCGCAGCCTGCAGCTGATTAAAGAGCACGGCTGTAAAGCGGGTCTGGTGTTTAACCCGGCGACGCCGCTGAGCTATCTCGATTACGTGATGGATAAGCTGGACGTGATCCTGCTGATGTCGGTTAACCCGGGCTTTGGCGGCCAGTCCTTTATTCCCCAGACGCTGGATAAACTGCGTGAAGTGCGCCAGCGCATCGATGCTTCCGGCTACGACATCCGCCTGGAAGTGGATGGTGGGGTAAAAGCCAGCAATATCGGCGAAATCGCTGCGGCGGGCGCGGATATGTTTGTTGCCGGTTCGGCGATCTTCGGCCAACCGGACTACAAGAAAGTGATTGATCAAATGCGTAGTGAATTAGCGAAGGTGAGTCATGGATAA
- the gph gene encoding phosphoglycolate phosphatase, whose translation MDKLQAIRGIAFDLDGTLVDSAPGLTSAVDNALYALELPVAGEERVVTWIGNGADVLMERALTWARQERATLRAAMGKPSVDDHDIPQDEQLRILRKLFDRYYAEAAEEGSFLFPAVADTLGALHAKDLPLALVTNKPTPFVAPLLEALDIAKYFSVVIGGDDVQNKKPHPEPLLLVAEKLSLAPAELLFVGDSRNDIQAAKAAGCCSVGLTYGYNYGEPLALSEPDYLFDQFNELLPALGLPHSETQELKHD comes from the coding sequence ATGGATAAATTACAGGCGATCCGCGGCATCGCGTTTGATCTCGACGGCACGTTGGTGGACAGTGCGCCGGGTTTAACCTCGGCGGTTGATAACGCCCTTTACGCCCTGGAGCTGCCGGTGGCGGGAGAAGAGCGGGTCGTGACCTGGATCGGCAACGGCGCCGATGTCCTGATGGAGCGGGCGCTGACCTGGGCTCGTCAGGAGCGTGCCACGTTACGTGCGGCGATGGGCAAGCCTTCCGTCGACGATCATGATATTCCGCAAGACGAACAGCTACGCATTTTGCGTAAACTGTTTGACCGCTATTACGCCGAAGCGGCGGAAGAGGGCAGCTTCCTGTTTCCGGCGGTGGCCGATACGCTCGGCGCGCTGCATGCCAAAGACTTGCCGCTGGCGCTGGTCACCAATAAGCCAACACCGTTTGTCGCCCCGCTGCTTGAGGCGCTCGATATTGCAAAATATTTTAGCGTGGTGATTGGCGGTGATGACGTGCAGAATAAAAAGCCGCATCCGGAACCGCTACTGCTGGTGGCGGAAAAGCTCTCTCTGGCTCCAGCCGAGCTGCTGTTCGTCGGCGATTCGCGCAATGATATTCAGGCGGCCAAAGCGGCAGGTTGCTGCTCTGTTGGCCTGACCTACGGTTATAACTATGGCGAACCGCTTGCGCTGAGCGAGCCGGACTATCTCTTCGACCAGTTTAATGAACTCTTACCCGCTCTCGGGTTACCGCACAGTGAAACTCAGGAATTGAAACATGACTAA
- the trpS gene encoding tryptophan--tRNA ligase, whose amino-acid sequence MTKPIVFSGAQPSGELTIGNYMGALRQWVNMQDEYHCIYCIVDQHAITVRQDPQQLRKATLDTLALYLACGIDPQKSTIFVQSHVPEHAQLGWALNCYTYFGELSRMTQFKDKSARYAENINAGLFDYPVLMAADILLYQTNQVPVGEDQKQHLELSRDIAQRFNAIYGDIFKVPEPFIPKSGARVMSLLEPTKKMSKSDDNRNNVIGLLEDPKSVVKKIKRAVTDSDEPPVVRYDLKEKAGVSNLLDILSAVTGKTIPELEQHFEGKMYGHLKGEVAEAVSGMLTELQERYYRFRNDEAFLNQVMKDGAEKASARASQTLKAVYEAIGFVARP is encoded by the coding sequence ATGACTAAGCCCATCGTTTTTAGTGGCGCACAGCCCTCAGGTGAACTGACCATTGGCAACTACATGGGTGCGCTGCGTCAGTGGGTCAACATGCAGGACGAATACCACTGCATCTACTGCATCGTGGACCAGCACGCCATCACCGTGCGCCAGGATCCGCAGCAGCTGCGCAAGGCAACCCTGGATACCCTGGCACTGTATCTGGCCTGCGGCATCGACCCGCAAAAAAGCACCATCTTCGTTCAGTCGCACGTGCCGGAGCACGCCCAGTTAGGCTGGGCGCTGAACTGCTACACCTATTTCGGCGAGCTGAGCCGCATGACGCAGTTTAAAGACAAGTCCGCGCGCTATGCGGAGAACATCAACGCCGGTCTGTTTGATTATCCGGTACTGATGGCCGCTGACATTCTGCTGTACCAGACCAACCAGGTTCCGGTCGGCGAAGATCAGAAGCAGCACCTTGAGCTGAGCCGCGACATTGCCCAGCGTTTTAACGCTATCTACGGCGATATTTTTAAAGTGCCTGAGCCGTTTATCCCGAAATCCGGCGCGCGCGTGATGTCGCTGCTGGAGCCGACCAAGAAGATGTCCAAGTCCGACGACAACCGCAACAACGTCATCGGCCTGCTGGAAGATCCGAAATCGGTGGTCAAGAAGATCAAACGCGCGGTCACTGACTCCGACGAGCCGCCGGTAGTGCGCTACGACCTGAAGGAGAAAGCGGGCGTCTCCAACCTGCTGGATATTCTCTCCGCGGTCACCGGGAAAACCATTCCTGAGCTGGAGCAGCATTTTGAAGGCAAAATGTATGGCCACCTGAAAGGCGAAGTCGCCGAAGCGGTATCGGGTATGCTGACTGAGCTGCAGGAGCGCTATTATCGTTTCCGTAACGACGAAGCGTTTCTCAATCAGGTGATGAAAGATGGCGCAGAAAAGGCCAGCGCGCGCGCCTCCCAGACCCTGAAAGCGGTATACGAAGCGATTGGCTTTGTCGCCAGACCGTAA
- the cysG gene encoding siroheme synthase CysG encodes MDHLPIFCQLRQRDCLLVGGGDVAERKARLLLDAGANVTVNALDFTPQFQVWADSQMLTLVQGEFIPSLLDNCWLAIAATDNETVNQQVSEAAEARRIFCNVVDAPRQASFIMPSIIDRSPLMVAVSSGGTSPVLARLLREKLESILPLHLGQLARYAGHLRARVKQQFATVGERRRFWEKLFVNDRLAQSLANDDRQAVADTTEQLLTEPLEHRGEVVLVGAGPGDAGLLTLKGLQQIQQADVVVYDRLVSDDIMNLVRRDADRVFVGKRSGYHCVPQEEINQILLREAQKGKRVVRLKGGDPFIFGRGGEELETLCEAGIPFSVVPGITAASGCSAYSGIPLTHRDFAQGVRLVTGHLKTGGELDWANLAVEKQTLVFYMGLNQAPAIREKLIAHGMAEDMPAAIVENGTAVTQKVVSGTLGQLDILAQQMASPALIIVGRVVGLRDKLNWFSNH; translated from the coding sequence GTGGATCACTTACCCATATTCTGCCAGTTGCGCCAGCGCGATTGTTTACTGGTTGGCGGCGGGGATGTCGCCGAACGCAAAGCCCGTCTGCTGCTGGATGCTGGCGCTAACGTCACGGTCAATGCGCTCGATTTCACCCCCCAGTTTCAGGTGTGGGCCGATTCACAGATGCTAACCCTGGTGCAGGGGGAGTTTATCCCCTCGCTGCTGGATAACTGCTGGCTGGCCATTGCCGCTACCGATAATGAGACGGTGAACCAGCAGGTCAGCGAGGCGGCTGAAGCGCGGCGTATCTTCTGTAACGTGGTGGATGCCCCACGCCAGGCCAGCTTTATTATGCCGTCGATCATCGATCGCTCGCCGTTAATGGTCGCCGTCTCCTCGGGCGGGACATCACCGGTGCTGGCGCGCCTGCTGCGCGAGAAACTGGAGTCAATCCTGCCCTTACATCTCGGCCAGCTGGCCCGCTATGCCGGCCATCTGCGCGCGCGCGTAAAACAGCAGTTTGCCACCGTAGGCGAGCGTCGCCGTTTCTGGGAGAAGCTGTTTGTTAACGACCGTCTGGCGCAGTCGCTGGCTAATGACGATCGGCAGGCGGTGGCGGATACCACTGAGCAGTTGCTGACGGAACCGTTAGAGCATCGCGGCGAGGTGGTGCTGGTTGGCGCCGGCCCCGGCGACGCCGGGCTGCTCACGCTCAAAGGGCTACAGCAGATCCAGCAGGCAGATGTGGTGGTCTATGACCGGCTGGTCTCCGACGACATCATGAATCTGGTGCGCCGCGATGCCGACCGGGTGTTCGTCGGTAAACGTTCAGGCTACCACTGCGTCCCGCAGGAAGAAATTAACCAGATCCTGCTGCGCGAAGCGCAAAAAGGAAAACGCGTGGTCCGGCTGAAAGGCGGCGATCCCTTTATCTTTGGCCGCGGCGGAGAAGAGTTGGAGACGCTTTGTGAGGCTGGCATTCCCTTCTCCGTTGTGCCTGGCATTACTGCCGCCTCCGGCTGCTCCGCCTACTCAGGGATCCCGTTAACACACCGCGATTTCGCGCAGGGCGTCCGCCTGGTCACCGGCCACCTGAAAACCGGCGGCGAGCTGGACTGGGCGAACCTGGCGGTGGAGAAGCAAACCCTGGTGTTCTACATGGGTCTGAACCAGGCGCCGGCGATCCGCGAGAAGCTTATCGCTCACGGCATGGCGGAAGATATGCCCGCCGCCATCGTCGAGAACGGCACCGCTGTGACGCAAAAAGTGGTCAGCGGCACTTTAGGACAGCTGGATATTCTGGCGCAGCAGATGGCCAGCCCGGCGCTGATCATCGTTGGTCGCGTGGTCGGCCTACGGGATAAACTGAACTGGTTCTCGAACCACTAA
- the nirD gene encoding nitrite reductase small subunit NirD, protein MSQWVNICSIDDILPATGVCALLGQQQVAIFRPYHDDRVFAISNIDPFFNASVLSRGIIAEHDGALWVASPLKKQRFRLSDGLCMEDASHSIARFDARVKDGHVQLKA, encoded by the coding sequence ATGAGCCAGTGGGTAAATATCTGCAGCATCGACGACATCCTGCCGGCTACCGGCGTCTGCGCCCTGCTCGGTCAGCAGCAGGTGGCGATCTTCCGTCCCTACCATGACGACAGAGTGTTCGCCATCAGCAACATTGATCCATTCTTCAACGCCAGCGTGCTGTCCCGCGGGATCATCGCCGAACATGACGGCGCGCTGTGGGTTGCCAGCCCGCTGAAAAAGCAGCGCTTCCGCCTGAGCGATGGCCTGTGCATGGAAGATGCCAGCCACTCTATCGCCCGCTTCGACGCCCGCGTGAAAGACGGACACGTTCAGCTTAAAGCGTAA
- the nirB gene encoding nitrite reductase large subunit NirB, with the protein MSKVRIAIIGNGMVGHRFIEELLDKAPAGQFDITVFCEEPRIAYDRVHLSSYFSHHTAEELSLVREGFYEKHGVKVLVGERAITINRQEKVIHSSAGRTVFYDKLIMATGSYPWIPPIKGAETQDCFVYRTIEDLNAIESCARRSKRGAVVGGGLLGLEAAGALKNLGVETHVIEFAPMLMAEQLDQMGGEQLRRKIESIGVKVHTSKNTKEIVQQGTEARKTMHFADGSELQVDFIVFSTGIRPRDKLATQCGLAIAQRGGIMVNDSCQTSDPDIYAIGECASWNNRVFGLVAPGYKMAQVAVDHLLGTDNCFTGADLSAKLKLLGVDVGGIGDAHGRTPGARSYVYLDESKEVYKRLIVSADNKTLLGAVLVGDTSDYGNLLQLVLNAIELPENPDSLILPAHAGSGKPSIGVDKLPDSAQICSCFDVSKGDLIAAINKGCHTVAALKAETKAGTGCGGCIPLVTQVLNAELAKQGIEVNNNLCEHFAYSRQELFHLIRVEGIKTFDELLAKHGQGYGCEVCKPTVGSLLASCWNEYILKPQHTPLQDTNDNFLANIQKDGTYSVIPRSAGGEITPEGLLAVGRIAREFNLYTKITGSQRIGLFGAQKDDLPEIWRQLIEAGFETGHAYAKALRMAKTCVGSTWCRYGVGDSVGFGVELENRYKGIRTPHKMKFGVSGCTRECAEAQGKDVGIIATEKGWNLYVCGNGGMKPRHADLLAADLDRETLIKYLDRFMMFYIRTADKLTRTAPWLDNMEGGIDYLRSVIIDDKLGLNDHLEEELARLRAAFACEWTETVNNPAAQTRFKHFINSDQRDPNVQVVPERDQHRPATPYERIPVTLVEEKA; encoded by the coding sequence ATGAGCAAAGTCAGAATCGCTATTATCGGTAACGGCATGGTTGGCCATCGCTTTATCGAAGAGCTTCTCGATAAGGCGCCTGCCGGGCAGTTCGACATTACCGTGTTCTGTGAAGAACCGCGTATCGCCTACGACCGTGTCCACCTGTCGTCTTATTTCTCCCACCATACCGCAGAAGAGCTGTCGCTGGTGCGCGAAGGTTTCTATGAGAAACACGGCGTCAAAGTGCTGGTCGGCGAACGGGCGATCACCATCAACCGCCAGGAGAAGGTAATCCACTCCAGCGCCGGGCGCACCGTGTTCTACGATAAGCTGATTATGGCGACTGGCTCATATCCCTGGATCCCGCCGATTAAAGGCGCGGAAACTCAGGATTGCTTCGTCTATCGCACCATTGAAGATCTTAACGCGATTGAATCCTGCGCCCGTCGCAGCAAACGCGGCGCGGTCGTCGGCGGCGGCCTGCTTGGCCTGGAAGCGGCCGGCGCATTGAAAAACCTCGGCGTGGAAACCCATGTTATCGAGTTCGCGCCGATGCTGATGGCTGAACAGCTCGACCAGATGGGCGGCGAGCAGCTGCGGCGCAAAATTGAAAGCATAGGCGTGAAAGTTCACACCAGCAAAAATACCAAAGAGATCGTCCAGCAGGGCACCGAGGCGCGCAAAACTATGCACTTCGCCGACGGTAGCGAGCTGCAGGTCGATTTTATCGTCTTCTCAACCGGGATCCGCCCGCGTGACAAGCTGGCCACCCAGTGCGGGCTGGCGATCGCCCAGCGCGGCGGCATCATGGTCAACGATAGCTGTCAGACCTCCGACCCGGACATCTATGCCATCGGGGAATGCGCCAGCTGGAACAACCGCGTCTTCGGTCTGGTCGCCCCCGGTTATAAAATGGCCCAGGTGGCTGTCGACCACCTCCTCGGCACTGATAACTGTTTCACCGGCGCCGACCTCAGCGCCAAGCTGAAGCTGTTGGGCGTGGACGTGGGCGGGATCGGCGATGCTCACGGCCGCACGCCGGGCGCCCGCAGCTACGTCTATCTCGACGAAAGCAAAGAAGTTTATAAACGCCTGATCGTTAGCGCCGACAACAAAACGCTGCTCGGCGCGGTACTGGTCGGCGATACCAGCGACTACGGCAACCTGCTGCAGCTGGTGCTCAACGCCATCGAGCTGCCGGAGAATCCAGATTCGCTGATCCTCCCGGCCCACGCCGGCAGCGGCAAGCCGTCGATCGGCGTCGATAAACTGCCGGACAGCGCGCAAATCTGCTCCTGCTTTGACGTCAGCAAAGGCGACCTGATCGCCGCCATCAACAAAGGCTGCCACACCGTGGCGGCGCTGAAAGCGGAAACCAAGGCCGGAACAGGCTGCGGGGGCTGTATTCCGCTGGTCACCCAGGTGCTCAACGCCGAGCTGGCGAAACAGGGCATCGAGGTTAACAACAACCTGTGCGAACACTTCGCTTACTCCCGCCAGGAGCTGTTCCACCTGATCCGCGTGGAAGGCATCAAAACCTTCGACGAACTGCTGGCCAAACACGGTCAGGGCTACGGCTGCGAGGTCTGTAAACCGACCGTCGGCTCCCTGCTGGCCTCCTGCTGGAATGAGTACATCCTCAAGCCGCAGCACACGCCGCTGCAGGACACCAACGACAACTTCCTCGCCAATATTCAGAAAGATGGTACCTACTCAGTGATCCCACGCTCCGCTGGCGGCGAAATCACGCCGGAAGGGCTGCTCGCCGTGGGCCGTATCGCGCGTGAATTCAATCTGTACACCAAAATCACCGGCTCCCAGCGCATCGGCCTGTTCGGCGCGCAGAAAGACGACCTGCCGGAGATCTGGCGGCAGCTGATTGAAGCGGGCTTCGAAACCGGCCACGCCTACGCCAAAGCGCTGAGAATGGCGAAAACCTGCGTCGGCAGCACCTGGTGCCGCTACGGCGTCGGCGACAGCGTGGGCTTCGGCGTGGAACTGGAGAACCGCTACAAAGGCATCCGCACGCCGCACAAAATGAAGTTCGGCGTTTCCGGCTGTACCCGCGAATGTGCGGAGGCCCAGGGCAAAGACGTGGGGATCATCGCCACCGAGAAAGGCTGGAACCTGTACGTGTGCGGTAACGGCGGGATGAAGCCACGCCACGCCGATCTGCTGGCCGCAGACCTCGATCGCGAGACGCTGATTAAGTATCTCGACCGCTTTATGATGTTCTACATCCGCACCGCCGATAAGCTGACCCGCACCGCGCCGTGGCTGGACAACATGGAAGGTGGGATCGACTATCTGCGCAGCGTTATCATCGACGATAAACTGGGCCTGAACGATCACCTTGAAGAAGAGCTGGCTCGCCTGCGCGCCGCTTTCGCCTGCGAATGGACCGAGACCGTAAACAACCCGGCGGCGCAGACGCGCTTCAAACACTTTATCAACAGCGACCAGCGCGACCCGAACGTTCAGGTGGTGCCGGAACGTGACCAGCATCGCCCGGCCACGCCGTATGAGCGTATCCCGGTTACTCTGGTGGAGGAAAAAGCATGA
- a CDS encoding cytosine deaminase produces MTAAPLWLIQNVRLADRDGLWQIAIDKGRFGAITPMGEAHDESYEILNARGGLAIPPFIEPHIHLDTTQTAGEPHWNQSGTLFEGIERWAERKALLSHEDVKARAWKTLKWQIANGVQFVRTHVDVSDPTLTALKAMLEVKQEVAPWVDLQIVAFPQEGILSYPNGEALLEEALKLGADVVGAIPHFEFTREYGVESLHIAFRLAQKYDRPLDIHCDEIDDEQSRFVETVAALALEAGIGPRVTASHTTAMHSYNGAYTSRLFRLLKLSGINFVANPLVNIHLQGRFDDYPKRRGITRVKELMAAGINVCFGHDDVFDPWYPLGTGNMLQVLHMGLHVCQLMGYQQINDGLKLITDHSARTFGLTDYGIVSGNPANLIILPAENGFEAVRCQVPVRWSIRQGRVIATTQLAQTWIQTDRGGEELSFMRNSPLADAKGPKA; encoded by the coding sequence ATGACAGCAGCGCCGCTTTGGTTGATTCAAAACGTACGCCTGGCAGACCGCGACGGCCTGTGGCAGATAGCAATAGACAAGGGGCGCTTTGGCGCGATTACGCCGATGGGCGAGGCGCACGACGAAAGCTACGAGATATTGAACGCTCGCGGCGGGCTGGCGATCCCGCCTTTTATCGAGCCGCATATCCACCTGGATACCACTCAGACGGCTGGCGAGCCGCACTGGAACCAGTCCGGCACCCTGTTCGAGGGGATTGAGCGCTGGGCGGAGCGAAAAGCGCTGCTCAGCCATGAGGACGTCAAAGCCCGGGCATGGAAAACCCTGAAGTGGCAGATCGCCAATGGCGTGCAGTTTGTCCGCACCCATGTTGATGTTTCCGATCCCACGTTGACGGCGCTGAAGGCGATGCTGGAGGTCAAACAGGAGGTGGCGCCATGGGTCGACTTGCAGATTGTCGCTTTTCCACAGGAGGGGATCCTCTCTTACCCCAACGGCGAGGCGCTGCTGGAGGAGGCCCTGAAGCTGGGGGCAGACGTCGTCGGGGCGATCCCGCATTTTGAGTTCACCCGTGAATATGGTGTGGAATCGTTGCATATCGCCTTTCGGCTGGCGCAGAAATATGACCGCCCGCTGGATATCCACTGCGATGAAATTGACGATGAGCAGTCGCGCTTTGTTGAAACCGTTGCCGCGCTGGCGCTGGAGGCGGGGATAGGGCCGCGGGTGACGGCCAGCCATACCACCGCCATGCACTCCTATAATGGCGCTTATACCTCGCGCCTGTTCCGCTTGCTTAAGCTCTCCGGCATCAACTTTGTCGCCAATCCGCTGGTGAATATTCATCTGCAGGGGCGGTTTGACGACTACCCGAAACGGCGGGGCATTACCCGGGTGAAAGAGCTGATGGCGGCGGGGATCAACGTGTGCTTTGGTCATGATGACGTCTTTGACCCGTGGTACCCGCTGGGGACCGGCAATATGTTGCAGGTCCTGCATATGGGGCTGCACGTCTGCCAGTTGATGGGTTATCAGCAGATCAACGACGGCTTGAAACTTATCACCGACCACAGCGCTCGCACGTTTGGTCTGACGGATTACGGCATTGTCAGCGGCAACCCGGCTAACCTGATTATCCTTCCGGCGGAGAATGGCTTTGAGGCAGTCCGCTGCCAGGTGCCTGTGCGCTGGTCAATTCGCCAGGGAAGGGTGATCGCGACCACCCAGCTGGCGCAAACCTGGATCCAGACCGACCGCGGTGGGGAGGAGCTTTCCTTTATGAGGAACAGCCCCCTTGCGGACGCAAAGGGGCCGAAGGCTTAG
- the tsgA gene encoding MFS transporter TsgA, with amino-acid sequence MTNSNRIKLTWISFFSYALTGALVIVTGMVMGNIADYFHLPVSSMSNTFTFLNAGILISIFLNAWLMEIVPLKTQLRFGFILMVLAVAGLMLSHSLALFSASMFVLGLVSGITMSIGTFLITHMYEGRQRGARLLFTDSFFSMAGMIFPMVAAVLLARSIEWYWVYACIGLVYVAIFVLTFGCDFPVLGKKAQSENSQPVAKEKWGIGVLFLSVAALCYILGQLGFISWVPEYAKSLGMSLGDAGKLVSDFWMSYMIGMWSFSFILRFFDLQRILTVLAGLATVLMYLFINGSPEHMPWFILTLGFFSSAIYTSIITLGSQQTRVASPKLVNFILTCGTIGTMLTFVVTGPIVAASGPLAALHTANGLYAVVFVMCFILGFVSRHRQNNAQAASH; translated from the coding sequence ATGACTAACAGCAACCGTATTAAGCTCACATGGATCAGCTTCTTCTCCTACGCCCTGACCGGCGCGTTGGTGATCGTCACCGGGATGGTGATGGGGAACATTGCGGATTATTTCCATCTGCCCGTTTCCAGTATGAGCAACACCTTTACCTTTCTGAACGCCGGTATTCTGATCTCCATCTTCCTCAATGCCTGGCTGATGGAGATCGTGCCGCTGAAAACGCAGCTGCGTTTTGGCTTTATTTTGATGGTGCTGGCGGTGGCCGGCCTGATGCTCAGCCACAGCCTGGCGCTGTTCTCCGCATCAATGTTCGTTCTCGGCCTGGTGAGCGGGATCACCATGTCGATCGGGACCTTCCTGATCACCCATATGTATGAAGGCCGTCAGCGCGGGGCGCGTCTGCTGTTTACCGACTCCTTCTTTAGCATGGCGGGCATGATTTTCCCGATGGTCGCCGCCGTCCTGCTGGCGCGCAGCATCGAGTGGTACTGGGTCTACGCCTGTATCGGACTGGTGTATGTCGCTATTTTCGTCCTGACTTTCGGCTGTGATTTTCCGGTGCTGGGCAAAAAAGCGCAGAGCGAGAACAGCCAGCCGGTGGCGAAAGAGAAGTGGGGCATCGGTGTGCTGTTCCTCTCCGTCGCGGCGCTGTGCTACATCCTCGGTCAGCTGGGCTTTATCTCCTGGGTACCGGAATATGCGAAAAGCCTGGGCATGAGCCTCGGCGACGCCGGTAAACTGGTGAGCGATTTCTGGATGTCCTACATGATCGGCATGTGGTCATTCAGCTTCATTCTGCGCTTCTTCGACCTGCAGCGTATCTTAACCGTCCTCGCCGGGCTCGCGACGGTGCTGATGTACCTGTTTATCAATGGGTCGCCGGAGCATATGCCGTGGTTTATTCTCACCCTCGGCTTCTTCTCCAGCGCCATTTACACCTCGATCATTACGCTCGGTTCGCAGCAGACGCGGGTCGCTTCGCCGAAGCTGGTGAACTTTATCCTCACCTGCGGCACCATCGGCACCATGCTTACTTTCGTGGTCACCGGCCCGATTGTGGCGGCCAGCGGTCCACTGGCCGCGCTGCACACCGCTAACGGCCTCTACGCCGTGGTGTTCGTGATGTGCTTCATCCTAGGCTTCGTCTCCCGTCACCGCCAGAACAACGCTCAGGCGGCGTCTCACTAA
- the ppiA gene encoding peptidylprolyl isomerase A, which produces MLKSTLAAMAAVFAISAFSPAMAAKGDPHVLLTTSAGNIELELNSQKAPISVDNFLKYVNSGFYNNTTFHRVIPGFMVQGGGFNEQMQQKQPNPPIKNEADNGLRNTRGTIAMARTADQDSATSQFFINVADNAFLDHGQRDFGYAVFGKVVKGMDVADKISQVQTHNVGPYQNVPTKPVVILSAKVLP; this is translated from the coding sequence ATGCTCAAATCAACACTGGCGGCGATGGCTGCCGTTTTCGCCATTTCAGCGTTCTCCCCGGCCATGGCGGCAAAGGGCGACCCGCATGTGCTGCTGACCACCTCGGCAGGGAACATTGAGCTTGAGTTAAACAGCCAGAAAGCCCCGATTTCCGTGGATAACTTCCTGAAGTACGTTAACAGCGGCTTCTACAACAACACCACCTTCCACCGCGTGATCCCGGGATTCATGGTGCAGGGCGGCGGCTTTAACGAGCAGATGCAGCAGAAACAGCCTAACCCACCGATTAAGAATGAAGCAGATAACGGCCTGCGCAATACCCGCGGCACCATCGCGATGGCGCGTACCGCCGATCAGGATAGCGCCACCAGCCAGTTCTTCATCAACGTGGCGGATAACGCCTTCCTTGACCATGGCCAGCGCGACTTTGGCTATGCGGTGTTTGGTAAAGTCGTGAAGGGCATGGACGTCGCGGACAAGATCTCCCAGGTCCAGACCCATAACGTCGGTCCATACCAGAATGTGCCGACCAAACCGGTTGTTATCCTCTCTGCGAAAGTGCTGCCTTAA